A DNA window from Anas platyrhynchos isolate ZD024472 breed Pekin duck chromosome 33, IASCAAS_PekinDuck_T2T, whole genome shotgun sequence contains the following coding sequences:
- the LOC140000163 gene encoding maestro heat-like repeat-containing protein family member 7 — MWEVILAMPRTLERVLSIMMEDLPLRYWYTAVTKDTCIRRLAMLAQNHISEEDFGNPVHLQSYLRHLIPMMRFLVLKGLCTVSESPEKAREIQILLPDIVEALQDTNTDVVLKALPVLRNVMAHVERWKDSGLALQLAEKLLPLFDHASSQVREHSICLFQAVVEAVLWQRKKEMKRTVHRSLLPLYIHMRDQSESVAKVQISELSSYVGKGVLMPQGCSGGSLAGSMSCLRWWLSRGLALATEPSARCPPPQPPITC; from the exons atgtgggaggtgatcctggccatgccgaggACCTTGGAGAGGGTTTTAAGCATCATGATGGAAGACTTGCCACTGCGCTACTGGTACACCGCAGTCaccaaagacacctgcatccgtcgcttggct atgctggcccagaatcacatttctgaggaggactttggtaacccagtgcacctccagagctacctgaggcacctaATACCAATGatgcgctttttggttctgaaagggctctgcaccgtgtcagagagccctgagaag gcaagggaaattcagatCCTGCTGCCAGACATtgtggaggccctgcaggacaccaacacagacgtggtgctgaaggccctgcctgtgctgagaaacgtgatggctcatgtggagaggtggaaggacagtggcctggctctgcagctggctgagaagctcctgccactctttgaccac gcgtccagccaggtgcgggagcactccatctgcctcttccaagccgtggtggaggctgtgctgtggcaaaggaagaaggaaatgaagaggacagttcacaggagccttctcccactctacattcacatgagagaccagagtgagagcgtagcaaaggtacagatctcagagctgagcagttatgtgggcaagggtgtgctgatgccacagggttgctctgggggatctctggccggcagcatgagctgcctccgatggtggctgtcccgtggccttgccttggccactgaacccagtgcacgctgccccccaccacagcctcccataac